GTTGGCGTCCTGCACGCGAATTTGCCTCATTGATAGATGCTAAATTTGTATGCGGATTCGTATCAACGTTTGTAGCAGAACTCTGAGGCCGAGCCTTGCAGTTCTGCTTTGGTTTTAACTGTTGGATCCATGTTGGAAAACTCCTTCGTGGATCTGACAGTTTacagcttgtgtgaaagaggcctaagagttTTCTCTATAATTTGGAACAATATGTACCAAACAACTAGAAGGATGGTTTCACaaagcattttttttatgctgcatttTCCGTGGCAGTTTTGTATAGAGATTTTGAGCCAAAGTtggaagtggatccagcaggtagGAGAAGACAAAGTCTTTCCTTCTTATTTATGAtatcttttgaatccacttctgtcattcattggctcaaaaaactgccacaaaaactgtgacagtttaaaaaaaaaatgtgtgtgaaactaccctaacaaGTAACGCTTTAGCTTCCTACGCACCACAAATCATGAAGAAACTCCTCAAATACTATAGGCCTCACTTGAGCATATGCTACTTATGTACTGGTTGTTATACTTCTTGTAGCCATTCAATACATCTATAAACAGAGACAGCtaataataaaaagcaataaaatacaGAATATTTTAGATAATTCAGAATTACCAGTGTAGTATGCAGTAATTGTGTTGGTGATAGCAAAGGCCTAAAGAGTCACATGTGAGATAACATACATTATTTTAATAACCATTTGTCGTAGCATGGTGGCATGGTCTCTGATATATACAGTCAATTCTTCTTTCAGTAACCAACAAAAATATCCACTATGCAATTAATGTCTTTAGTAATTTTGAGTGAACTGTAACCGTAGAACCCAGTTCGGGGTTAAACTTGGTTGGGCAAGGATGTGAACTGAGCTTTTAGAAAAGTTCTACCCCAAACAGTGTtcaactggtttggtttgctcaacactagtcctgaactggtTTATAGCAATATCTAAGAGCGATAAAAGCCCTGTATGACACTCTGAGAGTGTCATACAGGACTTTTATGGGTCTTGGGCAGTGTTCTACACCAGCTTTAGGAGTTTTGGTAAACTTTCGGTTTGGGTTAAACTAATTTGGACGGAACTGAACTCTCTGCAGAAGTTTGGTGAACTGGCCAAACCAAACGTTTCAAATGTTCTTTCATCCTGTCTTTAGAGCAAATTAAGGTCATGGAAGTTGTACTAACTATATGGCACTCTAGCACTGCAGGATACATGCTGTGAAAACGTGGTCCTTGAGAACTGACACTGGGGCCCATGGCAAAGGTGGGAAAAAGATTTACTTAAATTGTTATACAAATTCATCAATATGCATGTAGTCCATCCTGACAGCCATATACATGGACACAGCCAGTAAGCAAAACTTATTGAGTGTTTAGCTATGGCTGCTCTCTGCAAGAATGGACTTTTACAGTATTTATTGTAGCATGTTACAGGATTACAGGTGCGCAACACTCAAAAATGCTAAAGCTTGCCATGCACATGAGATAGTTGTCAGTTGAACACTGGGTCAGCAGACAGCTATCTCCGATGATCCCCTCATATACATGCGTGCTTGACTTGCCTGACATCCCCAGACATCTGCTGTTATGGGAGAGTCAGGAGGCTGCTATATACATTGGATGATCATCTGCCCCTGCCAGAATCTTCAGGTTAGGCAGATCTATGTCTAATGTGTATATGGGTAACCTAAAACATAAATTTTCCCttaagggggttgtaccagaattataaATTATCTCCCATCCAGCGGATGGGGTATAATGtgcagatcagtggaggtctcaccgctaagaccTCCCCAATCCCGATAACAGAGGATCCCTCCTTCACACTTCCAGATTACAGCAACCCCTGCattgaggaggagaatgaatgaagTGTTGGTCATACTAGCGTTCTTTCACcctattcattttcaatgggactatagAGATAGGCGAacgctcaggtatttccatcagccctattgaaatgaatgaaatgccgaccgcacatgctcagccagcgctccattcactgtgacatcacagcgggAGGGAGAAGCGGCGAGACCCTCATGATcaccaagttattccctatccagtggataggggataacatttaattctggtacaacctcttttaGGCATTAAGCACTGAACTGACTGTGAAATGTGGCAGCGCTTTACCTTTAAGATTCTCTTGAGTGCATCACAATAGCTGAACTGCTAACTGCAGTAAAACATTTACAGGTTTATGATCATGTTTGAAGGTCAGTACTATAAAAAGGCAAATATCTATCGGATGATAAGTAGTGAAAATATTGTGGCAGGCGAATGGCCAAACTAAATACTGCATATGCGATACAAAGGTTAGATAATTCAGTACTTTATCCCTTCTCTCTAATACAAACTCCTGTGCCTGCAACCTACCGTATAAGGATGAAGGAACTGATCGGGTATGCTTGTCATCCATAGCTATTTCTGTCAATCTAAATTATGGTATTAACGAGTACGATAAGACCAGCAGCAACCAtatgattaaaaaatatatatattttttatatcatGGTTAATTTACTTTTCACTCACCTGACACTTCTACAAATCCATCTTTGGTTTTCACTGTCAGTTCCTCTGGCTTGAAACTTTGTACATTAACACACACTTTCCAGGGCTGGCTTGGTGCGGCAACAGTGTTACGGGCCTCCGGATAACCAGTGTATCTAGCACTGTATCCGGGAGGGGAGATACCAGTTGTCCGTGCCAGGCCTGATCTCAAAGGGCCTGACCAGGAGGCAGTCAGCCTAGGCCTTGCCCAGTCTGGCCAGTCCATGGTTAAGTCATCTGGAAATCCAAAATCATCATCCAGCATACGTGTCGGCAAGCCTTGTTCTCGGAAAGGATCCCTGGTTCTGCTAAGTCTACTTGCAGGATAATGACAAGTGAAGGGCAACTGACTGTCTGCCATATCCGGGCAAAGACTTTAAAAAATGTCAAGATAAGAGAGGATAATTCCAAACGAAATGAATAGTGTTCAGGCAGGGTTTTCTGCTATGATCAGTTACTTCCAATGGATGGTTATGTAAAGAGAATGAAAGTGAGCCAAGGTAAGCTATAAGTATTATAAATTCTTCAGAGAATTAAGCAGAGTCATTGGGAGTGAGAGCAGCGTCTTGATCCTCTGGCTTCAGTCTGCAAATGCCCTGCACCAGCTATAATAAACATCACTACCATCAGCCGAGAAAGTTCTGTAAACTTCTGTGCTGCAGTGAATGGCTCCTATTTATATCCTGTTCATGCTTGCAGCCTGTGGCCTGTCAGCTGGGTATTTGGAGCCTATGAAACACCCTCTAAGAATCTGCTTTTGTAACAGCTGATGACTCCCAGAAGAGACTGGACATGTTATTCAGGGTGTCCAATTTTAGACGTCCTTCTCTTGCTGGTCCCTCCTTTAGCActctcctttttttcctcccccttctctgtcATCCTcccttttttctgttttgcagGGACGTGTCTGAACACATTTGTATGACTGTACCTTAGATGATGCCATGCTCTGATTTCATTACTACATAAACACAGAAAGTGTGTAAGAAATGCCAAAATATATATCAAAAATATGCTTTATTACACAATCATATATGAACACATCAAGTTAAAAACACTTAGGGCAAATTCCCACGGATGAATTTTtgctgtgttccccacggcgtaaatccgcggcggaataaagcagctattaggttctattaaaacTAATGGCTCAGTCATCATATGCGGGAATCTGCCGTGCATTtacgcagcaggaaaaaaaatcgcgccatgttctattttccgcgtTTTTCCGCggcaggaggtctccattaatatagtattaatgaagACTGCGGAAAAACACTCGGACGTATCCCACTCCGTcggtgggcaggaggccttaaaacTGCATAATGAATGCAATAAAGACAATTACCTCTCCAATCCCCTCAGACTTTCTTATACAAAATGTGGACATGCAGCTATATGGTTTAAATGGGACATTTTCCTCAAAAATAGGAGCTCAAGGCTCTgggtagaaatagagcatgcaggcGAAATTGACGGCCTAGATGGAGCCCTCTGGATCCCTCCCAAATGGATTAACTCCATCCCCAACATATCCCCCCCCGGCCTCCAATTAATCAAGACGTGGGAAGGCTTCGTACCTAGATTTGGACTGGTCACAGTACCAGGCCCACTAACGCCGCTCACAGCAAACCCCCTATTCGAAATCACCTTACGCCAACAGGGGCTTCTGTCCCTCCCAGCTGAACCGCCCCCCAGACTGAGAGACATCGTGACACAGGCGGGTCTAAAGCCCATGACAGAAATTCTAGGACAGAATCCACCACAGCCAGGTTCCTGGCTCCAATACCTGCAGCTAAGGGGTTTCGTGAGCTTGCTGACGCCAAAAGGAAACCTGACAGCGCCACTTACAGCGTTCAAGCAACTCTGCCTCTCAAATACAAACCAGAGACAAATGATCTCCAGACTGTACAGGATGTTGCTGGATTGGGAGACGGAGGATGAGGCCCTGAATTACAAGGAGTCTTGGGAACAAGAATTAGGCGAAAATCTCGCGGAGGAGGACTGGTCCAAGGTGTGGGCCTTAACACACAAACTCTCCTCAGCCGGCAGGATCCAAGACCTCAAttataagatagtctcaaggtggtacaggacccttGACCAGCTCCAGAGGATCTTTTCCCAGTCCTCACCCTTATGCTGGAGGTGTGATGGGAGCAGAGGCACAATGattcacatttggtgggactacTGACCGGTGGCAACCCTATGGAAAGAGGTGACAACCCCCTACAATCATGTCAACCATACAAGGGTGACGACGACGCCAAAACTTGCCTTACTCTCACTATTCCCAGGCTCAGTGAAAGACTGAAATATTTAATGATTCAATGATTGACTCAGAAATCAAATGCTGTCAGACCTGtattcaataaaatttatttgaacctaaATGGGACATTTTGCTATATAATAACAGCAATAAGTTGATAAACTTGCAGAATTCCAGTGCAATAAATAATGCCCGAATACCGAGAGCAGAGATCCCAATAGACCCCAGAGTGAAAAATGCTTGTCAAAATAGAAGGAATTATCCCCCATTgccaaaaaaatatacaaatgatGGAAGCTAAGTTGAACATAATGCATCAAGAGGAGGGGGGATCTTACCGAAGGTGCTGAAGACTCATGCTAGTAGAGAGGAGTGAGAAGAACCCCATAAGTATTGCCAGTACCCATGGCTTCGTCAGGAATGTGATGGCTCTGGATATTTAGCCCATTTAAATAGTGTTCCTATACCAGAAGAACAGGAATCACCTGTGTATCCTCTGATTCCACATGTCACAGGACCGAGAGCCAAATCGCCCAGAGATGCCCCATTTGACATGCTGTATGGGCGGAAATTAGGACCTACCTATTTGGTGCGGAAGCCAGTGCCAATATACATGTAGTACCCAATTTGAATATGGAGTGAATCGGTATGCAATTGCTATGAATGCTAGTATGATCGATAAAGCAAAGGAACATTCAAATCTACTGCAGTCAATGATCAATAAAAATGTTGTGCGAAACTTAAGGGAAAGAAATAAACCATAACATAAACAATAATAAAAGGTTCCCATTTGTTCCCATATGCTCGCTTTATGTAGTTACGGTGAATGGCCATTGTCAATCAAAGGCAAAAGCACATAAATGTACACTAGCTCGCAATCAATCATTTCCTCatactccccttgcagagagcagcAATTTGTATGGTAAGTCGAGGCAAAAAAGGTGGTCAAACCTATTATAGACAATAGTCAAGGAAGATGCTTACAACATGCTGGATGGGCAGAAATGACACCCTAACTACCGGTAGTACTATGAAGCCAGTGCCGTGCACCTCTATTACCGAATTACAACATGGAATGATTTGGTACGCACATGGGTGCTCTAAGGTGAAACTCAATAACACCAACAGGAAGAAGTTAGAGCTGGAATGCCTACCAAAAAGATCCTCACAATCCACCTTATCACTGCATTTGTTCCCAGCAGTCC
This region of Eleutherodactylus coqui strain aEleCoq1 chromosome 5, aEleCoq1.hap1, whole genome shotgun sequence genomic DNA includes:
- the HSPB8 gene encoding heat shock protein beta-8 gives rise to the protein MADSQLPFTCHYPASRLSRTRDPFREQGLPTRMLDDDFGFPDDLTMDWPDWARPRLTASWSGPLRSGLARTTGISPPGYSARYTGYPEARNTVAAPSQPWKVCVNVQSFKPEELTVKTKDGFVEVSGNHEEQQKEGGIVSKNFTKKIQLPPEVDPVTVFASLSPEGLLIIEAPLVPSYNQQGDDTYTYELPLDPQDVNVS